From Venturia canescens isolate UGA chromosome 3, ASM1945775v1, whole genome shotgun sequence:
CTCCTCGGTTCTCGCACTCTTGTGGGGCCGGTGTATTCCGCAAGCGTGCGTAAACTCACGCGGAACAACTGACAATCCGAAGCTTCATCTTGTCCCGCCCGGCACCCTTCCGTGTGGATGACTCGGGTGAGCGAAGCACCGCGGCAGGTTTTGCATTGTTCGGGAATCGTGGGAAGCCGGGGAGCGATTAGCGCCCGCGTCTAATCGTTCCGAGACTCGAGTCTCGATCCATCTGTTTGAGAGTCGGAGCGCAGAACCGCGTGTGCGCTTTTTCCAAAACTTCTCTTACCGAAGGCGTCCTCGCGCATGgacaatcgatattttatttcgtgatttttaaacacttttcaaatTCCCTGTTAACGAAAAGAATTCCTAATCGAGTTtaagaagaagaataaagCGAGGcgcattttttccttcgtttcagTTCATCTCTCGTTCAACATCAAGCATCACAGACCTCAAGCTCGGGGACAAGTGCGACCGGGATCGTGACTGCGAAGCAGCGATAGAAAACAGCCATTGCCACTCGGGATATTGCCGATGTCGAGGCTATTACGCCGCGTACAATGGCACTCGCTGTGTCGAGGGtgagcagaaaaaaaagcagagcCACTTGATTTTTTCCCCTgataaaaactttgcacggagAGAATTTCTAACGTCAAATTATCGCTCGAGGCGAGACACCGAAAATCGAGTAGACGCTAAAGTTTCTCTACTCGaatcaccaaatttttatcTCTCCATAAATCCTACCGAAAATGCTCCGCTTCAACCACTTTATTTTAGAAACAAACTTCAATTCAGTGTTGACGAAAGTTTGTATTCCGATGAGCAATAATCTCGGATGAGAGGTCGACGCTCGACTTGCCTCGCGACACGctaatttttaactttcaattCAGCCCGCGTAGAGACCTCTCTCAAATCAATAACGGCACTTCCGTTTTTAAAGTTGGATCAATCGTACCAAGTTAACGGTCAAACTGTCGCAGAGAACGCGGTCGATCATGAGATATTTAAAATGAGGAGCTGTGGGCGAAGAATTCTTGCGATAATTAACCTCGCGAATGTCGGTTCATACGAATATGGAGTCGAAGCGGAGGTATCGATGCCGCGCTGAACGGCCAGACCGTGACGAGAAATCTCTAGAATCTCGGGTTGAGGGAGCTCGCCGATACCGGGGTTTCATCCACACCCGCAACCTGCCATCTTCTCTTAttctctttccaattttcatccGCTTTCCGACGCCGCCGCGCGCAGCATTTCGTTTCTTAATAAATATCGACGAGAcgaaagaacgagagaaagaaagaggagtCGATAGTCTATAATTGGATCTCAAATAGTGCAATGGATTCAGGCCCGATCCCGTGCGCAGGGGATCAGATCTGAATCGATTAAAGGCCTCGAGACCAATTAAATTCCGCTCGACTATACATGTCCGTAGAAATAACGTTCTTATCGTGCTCCTATGCGTCggggataaaaattttttaaacaaatttaCAACTGCAATCTCTCCgctcatctttcattttttatacgtCAACCGAGGTACGAACACGGGTTTATTAACCGCGCAGTCGATCTCGCTCTAGTTCCAGCATtgtttaattatttcgacAATGACGAAAAACGCCATCACAACCGATTCGCCAGAGAAAATCgttcaatttgtttttctcctgTTCTTTTCGGCTGCAAGCTTGTTTCAGGCTGGGCTCGAACTccgtttttattaataatcttGAAAGCATGGAACATTCGAATTCAGTGGTTGGAGGGATCGCGACCGCGGCTGGCTTCGGAAACGtatgaattttcttcaaaatttggataacgtgaaattttgaaaatattattgcgCCACTTGGAGGAAAATGTGGAGTATTTTAAACGACTGAGAAAGTAACGAGGCACGGGTCGGGGTGACAAGAACCTTCGCCAAGCGAAAAAGTCTGCTTTCCGTGCAGGCGTTTCCGGGTCAAGCAAAACGGACTTTCCCGCATTAAATTTAACCATACGACCACAAAATACGATAGTATTTTCCATTTATATAATTTGGCGTTTCCGTTTGCAGCAACTTTGCTCGGCAACGACTGTTTCGTTGCGGAGCAATGCTCGATGAAGGTGGCGAAAAGCAGTTGTCTCGCTGGGGTCTGTCGATGCGAAGAGGGACATCTGCAATATCGAACGCATACTTGCCTCGGACGTACGTACAGTTATGAAATACTCGCTATACATCGAGCAAGCCAGattgaattttaatgttgGGCCCAAAGACTCGGCAAAAACGTCTTTGCATGCGTCATCCTGAGCAACATAAACcaagaaacgttttttttccacctctcCCAAAGTCTTTACCGACTGAAGCAGCCCCCAACGAGTCTCTCAGACTTTTTGCCTCCTTTCCGCTCCCCGTCTCTCACTTTATTCCGTAATATTTCCATGCAGCTTTTCTTCTACGATGAAAGATCAAATCGTGCAAAAATATGCATTCCTACAAGCTTTTAACATGAGCGCGTGCTTACCGGATAGGCACGCGGCCTGCACGATGCCTCGCGAATGGGTGAACGTCGTTGGGATCGTTATCACACTTGGTTGCATAGTCGATCGATTAATCGAGACGAAGAGGAGCCGGATACAGATCGCTTCGGTCCATGCAGTAAAAAATGCGGATTTTGTCGCGATACACTCGCGATATCTTCATGGAAGAAATTAAAGTAGTTAGGCCGTTCGACAAGTCCAACGGGGGTCCACTTTTTTAcggtaaatgatagtttaaggtcccctgataaCGATAAGCAGTGTTCCGGGGCCTCTTACCGGGCAAAATTTGGAATCATTTCATTTATTATATAATTTTCAGTTGAGTCAATTTTGAATCGcaggaatttcatcaaatttttttttgagactgactcacgtgctttcgTTCGTCTAGcagcttcttttttttttttttttttttctaatgaattgaccattcctttttctcggtggcATTAAATCGATACAAGCTTTCTTTCGCACAACAAAAGTGTTCAAGTGtgtttatgatatttttaaagcattttgtCACATTCTTATGATTCAAATATTCTCAGTGTAAGTgtttatcaattttattaataatttagactaaAAATTCAATCAACATGAAACAGTTGCAAACTcgactagtcatagaacggccgaactgCTCTAACGAGCGTGAAGTGTGAGGAGCGAAAATCTTGACAGAAGTATAAAAAGCGTGTtaataatgaacgaaaaattgtaaaattttgttcgaaaatttgttttgtttaCGATACCGCTCCGTAAGGAAGATCAGCCGCGGATGCAGCGGCGCCTCGGCGCAccgaattcaataattcagcTCTACAGCCGAGGAAAATTTGATTCCGTTACAAAAAGAGAGGTCGCGTTCGTGGCAACGATTTGCATTCGTTTATAATACGCACTCGTGCTAGTTCGTCGGTAAGAAACGAAGAAGCAAAAATGTGCATTTATAGTATACTCGTACCTCCTGAACAAGCACAGAATCTCAATGCCCGATCAAAAGGGCCATCCCAGAgacaaagtttatttttccttttctctctctgtaCGTCCGAGGGAAGAGTATTTATCAAGATTCCATCGGCCCTCCGAGTTGGTTGCCCGCAGAGGCTTCTTCCTCCGTATATATTAGCTATAGAGCCGTATATATAACTATCCGCTTGATGCTGAACTTATAAGGAAACACGCGTATCGATGATACATAATATACTACAGCAGTTATGTCCTTACACGGTCGGTACCGCCTATCGGACTTTCCACGCCGTATCGACTGCTTCCACGACGCGTATGAGGTTCAATGACAAACTCTCTTCGGATCGATGTTCCTGCCAGTAGTTTATCCACTCCAATCACTCATTCGGTCCTGccacactcttttttttaaataatcccCTTCGATTTTCAACTCCATTCTGTTCAACGTGCCAAATGCTCGTCGACTCGAATTCGATTGAAAGCAACAACGTCAGCGTTGCGGTAAGACTCAACGGAGGAGCGTCGATAGCGGAAGGCAGCGTGTGCAACCGCGTGTGCCTATCACCGAGACCCGCCGCCGCTGCTCTTCCGTACGGCGGCTCCTATGCTCACCTCTTCCTTTCGCGGTCGCGTAACCTTTGGTAACCACATTTTTTCGGACTCTTAGACGAAAGGCGCGAAGGGAGGGGAATTTAATGGAGGAATTTTGAACGTTAATGTCCAACGAATAATGACGAGTTGATGTGGTGGATTATTTTGGAATGTTTGGGTGATTGACCCACAGCCGCGAAACCCGGGGAGGTGTGCTACAGTAACGAGCATTGCCGACTATGGGACAGCGATACCCACTGCGACTTCCACATACCCGACCTCTTCGGACTCTGCGAATGTACGGTTCCGATGCGTCGAGACGGGTACGTCTGCCGACCTGACAATCGGGTCCGACCaccaccgccgccgccgcctccGCACCTCAATCCTGTATTCGCTCAAGGAATCGGTAACGACCCGCAGGTTTCCAGCGAAGCCTCGGTCACCGGAAAGCCTGCCGGAGAACCAATCGGCCAAGGTCagaacgacgaggacgacgatggCGAGACCGGTGAGACGAATTTTTGGGGTTACTCGCCCGGCTTTCCTCGCGTACAGTCATCAGCGAGCTCCGCAATCTTTCTCATTCACGTTTTCTCTTGAAAATTCTTGCAGGTGTTCAAGTTTCTTGGTTGAAAAACGCCACGAGGCTTCTCTCAACGGTTTCACCGATCCCACGGATCCCTGCTAACATCGTGACCCGATCGTCCCTGGCTGCGACGAGGCCGGACAGACCGCACAGCAGCAACGAGTTCCCTGAGGATGACGCGATTGTCGTCGAAGCCGTGAACACGGACTTGATCCAAACAACCGGCTCAACTTCCGGTTTGTACACgtaacttattccaaaaaatgCTCCCTCCCAAATGGTTCAAGCAGCCAGAGTCAGTCGCTCGATTTTCCGCAGCCCCGGTTAAAACTGATCGGCACGAGACCGAAATCACGAGCGCCGTCAGCATCGGCCTGCCTTGCCTCAACGATCTCGAATGCCGCATGGCCGATCGCGATTCACGGTGCATCGACGGCGTGTGCGAATGTGCCCGACGTGGAAACGGAAGTCTCGCTTGTGGGGCTAAGAACACCGGATGCGCGGCAGGCACCTTCCAGTGCCGGAGTACCGGGCTCTGTATCAGCTGGTTCTTCGTCTGCGACGGAAGACCCGATTGCGCTGACGGCTCGGACGAAGAATGCACCAACTCGAGGTGCCCTGCCCAGGCGTTCCGATGCCCTACCAGCGGAATCTGCATTTCGAGGGCGGGACAATGCGACGGGCGCAACGATTGCCCCGATGCCGAGGACGAAGAGGGCTGCAAAAGTCGTCGAAGTATGGGCAacgcttttttcctctttcaacTCGCAGGATTTAGATTCAGTTTTGACCCTTTTGTTTCAACCGATTATCAATTCAAATTCGCTTTGATTAAGGttactcctgtactgcatgctagtcaaatgagtgctgaattttcaaaacgctttagaccaagttcaacgtaccgattaaacttatcgttagtagatatgtattcaagcatattttattaacgtgaaaaaatatttaaaatgataattttgcaaaactgtcaactgatagatgcaaatttccatgatgacacattttcacagatatttttcaaagaatcatctgtattttttaaccgattttattccaccgagtctcattttgttcctcaactgatcctctacgaattcaccgcgtagattttcctttgaactcattccttcagaaattatgaatgaaaaagttttttcacttaatgaacaattagctgcgacagtgaaacgatcgagttgaaaaaacaactacacggtggattcatagaggaccggttgacgaacaaaatgagacttgttgcaataaaatcgatgaaaaaaggcagataatactttgaaaaataccagtgaaaatgtgtcagcgtggaaatttgcatttgtcAGTCGacggttttgcaaaaccagcgtttttaatatttttacatcttaataagatacgctgtaatacaaatccactaacaatacatttaatcggtacgttataAACTCGGTcaaaaagcgttttgaaaatttagcactcatttgactagcatgcagtacaggaatTACCTCAAGTCTTTGAAAGCTTGCGTTCATTTTgcccaaaaaatattttttttacaaaatacgaaaaaaaccgAGAATATCGGTTTCCGAACTCAAATTACATTGAAACCAATGCAGAGTGCCCGGAAGGAGCGTTCCGCTGCAACAACGGCCAATGTCTGCCGGCCTACGAGTTCTGCAACGCCGTCGTCTCTTGCCGAGACGGTAGCGACGAGCCTCGAGGTGCGTGCAAGACGCGAAATCGTTCGCGAACGAATTCACGCACCTGTCCATTCAAATGCGCCAACGGAAGATGTCGCTCGGACGCCATTACCTGCAGCGGTCGAGACGGATGCGGCGACGGATCGGACGAGATAAACTGCTCGGTCTGCAGTAAGCACTCttctattttctctttctacATCTTTCGTCTCGTACTTTGTACAGTGTAACTCGGTATGCGAGTTGCGAAATGAGATTTACTCGTTGGAAAAACCAACCGGACGATTCATCAGATTTTCTGACACTGACAAAGAGAACGACGCTCGCGACCCACCAAACCTCGGAGCCAGGCTGGAAGTATGGCGAAGGCGCACTATCAATTATTCTCCTACAAAATTATATTTCCACGGTGCTCTTCTCTGAACTTACCGCAACAGCGACCACTGCCACCACAAATTGCCTCCTCTcttgaccaaaaaaaaaaaagaaacaacgaATCGAACGTACACGATAATTGTTAATACGTCAAAAAAAGACAATTGAGTTGATCGACGATTCATAGTCACGATGACAAAAAATCTAGTCCtaaaattactaaaattttGTGTGAAGAAACCAAATTGAAAATACCAGCGTTCTCGTGCTTCGGTACACATTTTGTCGTAGATATATTGTTCGTCCGCCACATGAATTTATATCATTGTATGTATAGACCGAACAGGACGTTGATTATCTTCTCAACCAGGATATCATGACCCCACTTCTCGTATCGCAATTATCGGTCGTTTTCAACTTTTACTTGTTTCTTGGATAggagaaaaatgtttacacGCGATTTGAATGAGTGTTCAAATTGTATTTCACATGTTTGAAAAGCCACGTGTGATttactgaattttttattttcagagtGCCCGATCGTCTCGTAGGAATGCCCGGACGACCATCCGCAGTTATGTTGACGGAGAGTACATAACGAAAGACTCGGTCGAGCACAAGAAGCAAAAAACCTTCACTGGAGCGTGGATGCGTGACCAATAATTctcatttaattttatttcatgcgTTCATTCGTTCGTCGTATGGGAGAAAAATCAAATACTATTATTTCGTTCATTCAGAGATACGCGTAGGTAAATAACTGTTTAGcaaataatttattcattaatgTCGCATTTAAATCAATATTCTCGATAATTAGCAatcttttatttcgaactcgggaaagtgaaaattcgaatttatttTAACAGTAGCTTTTAAGTGAATGTTTTATTGCGCCCATTATCGTGGCGGGCTCCTCCGTCGCA
This genomic window contains:
- the LOC122407922 gene encoding low-density lipoprotein receptor-related protein 2-like isoform X4, which translates into the protein MRILSRYTRDIFMEEIKVVRPFDKSNGGPLFYAAKPGEVCYSNEHCRLWDSDTHCDFHIPDLFGLCECTVPMRRDGYVCRPDNRVRPPPPPPPPHLNPVFAQGIGNDPQVSSEASVTGKPAGEPIGQGQNDEDDDGETGVQVSWLKNATRLLSTVSPIPRIPANIVTRSSLAATRPDRPHSSNEFPEDDAIVVEAVNTDLIQTTGSTSAPVKTDRHETEITSAVSIGLPCLNDLECRMADRDSRCIDGVCECARRGNGSLACGAKNTGCAAGTFQCRSTGLCISWFFVCDGRPDCADGSDEECTNSRCPAQAFRCPTSGICISRAGQCDGRNDCPDAEDEEGCKSRRKCPEGAFRCNNGQCLPAYEFCNAVVSCRDGSDEPRGACKTRNRSRTNSRTCPFKCANGRCRSDAITCSGRDGCGDGSDEINCSVCKCPIVS
- the LOC122407922 gene encoding uncharacterized protein isoform X1 translates to MKAKNSLKLFPFLYFLFISRSTSSITDLKLGDKCDRDRDCEAAIENSHCHSGYCRCRGYYAAYNGTRCVEATLLGNDCFVAEQCSMKVAKSSCLAGVCRCEEGHLQYRTHTCLGPAKPGEVCYSNEHCRLWDSDTHCDFHIPDLFGLCECTVPMRRDGYVCRPDNRVRPPPPPPPPHLNPVFAQGIGNDPQVSSEASVTGKPAGEPIGQGQNDEDDDGETGVQVSWLKNATRLLSTVSPIPRIPANIVTRSSLAATRPDRPHSSNEFPEDDAIVVEAVNTDLIQTTGSTSAPVKTDRHETEITSAVSIGLPCLNDLECRMADRDSRCIDGVCECARRGNGSLACGAKNTGCAAGTFQCRSTGLCISWFFVCDGRPDCADGSDEECTNSRCPAQAFRCPTSGICISRAGQCDGRNDCPDAEDEEGCKSRRKCPEGAFRCNNGQCLPAYEFCNAVVSCRDGSDEPRGACKTRNRSRTNSRTCPFKCANGRCRSDAITCSGRDGCGDGSDEINCSVCKCPIVS
- the LOC122407922 gene encoding uncharacterized protein isoform X2; amino-acid sequence: MVWFISRSTSSITDLKLGDKCDRDRDCEAAIENSHCHSGYCRCRGYYAAYNGTRCVEATLLGNDCFVAEQCSMKVAKSSCLAGVCRCEEGHLQYRTHTCLGPAKPGEVCYSNEHCRLWDSDTHCDFHIPDLFGLCECTVPMRRDGYVCRPDNRVRPPPPPPPPHLNPVFAQGIGNDPQVSSEASVTGKPAGEPIGQGQNDEDDDGETGVQVSWLKNATRLLSTVSPIPRIPANIVTRSSLAATRPDRPHSSNEFPEDDAIVVEAVNTDLIQTTGSTSAPVKTDRHETEITSAVSIGLPCLNDLECRMADRDSRCIDGVCECARRGNGSLACGAKNTGCAAGTFQCRSTGLCISWFFVCDGRPDCADGSDEECTNSRCPAQAFRCPTSGICISRAGQCDGRNDCPDAEDEEGCKSRRKCPEGAFRCNNGQCLPAYEFCNAVVSCRDGSDEPRGACKTRNRSRTNSRTCPFKCANGRCRSDAITCSGRDGCGDGSDEINCSVCKCPIVS
- the LOC122407922 gene encoding low-density lipoprotein receptor-related protein 2-like isoform X3, with protein sequence MATLLGNDCFVAEQCSMKVAKSSCLAGVCRCEEGHLQYRTHTCLGPAKPGEVCYSNEHCRLWDSDTHCDFHIPDLFGLCECTVPMRRDGYVCRPDNRVRPPPPPPPPHLNPVFAQGIGNDPQVSSEASVTGKPAGEPIGQGQNDEDDDGETGVQVSWLKNATRLLSTVSPIPRIPANIVTRSSLAATRPDRPHSSNEFPEDDAIVVEAVNTDLIQTTGSTSAPVKTDRHETEITSAVSIGLPCLNDLECRMADRDSRCIDGVCECARRGNGSLACGAKNTGCAAGTFQCRSTGLCISWFFVCDGRPDCADGSDEECTNSRCPAQAFRCPTSGICISRAGQCDGRNDCPDAEDEEGCKSRRKCPEGAFRCNNGQCLPAYEFCNAVVSCRDGSDEPRGACKTRNRSRTNSRTCPFKCANGRCRSDAITCSGRDGCGDGSDEINCSVCKCPIVS